A section of the Rhizomicrobium sp. genome encodes:
- a CDS encoding pentapeptide repeat-containing protein codes for MLRNLYEEARTALTQQELNTVLQSHERYLARIGGGLRAHLAHAKLDGLNLANRNLTDADFSGASLVGANVSGSNLERATFYCADLRGCNLQSSRLPRADLRGASFNGAKLSFAVLDAADLRAATMMYAAAGGITVISRDRSKGAPSVDFSNCSMKGASFGNAKLDGAIFTGALLHGANFKGARLTNVTFKDAVLTGVALHDLKVPAAALEGCVTDAAPVSAEKLDALKGRLEAHRRWITTHGAEGAPAVFDGEDIRPLGGLLAGRSLAGLSARGAIAIGVDLSDSHLQAAKLDGADLRDVNFTGADLRGASLRSANLAHARFDKANLARLVLRGGTAIPPDLTGAAASESQFYNSILEDRVSALGLRCES; via the coding sequence ATGTTGAGAAATCTCTACGAGGAAGCGCGCACCGCGTTGACGCAGCAAGAGTTGAACACGGTGCTCCAGTCCCATGAGCGCTATCTGGCCCGCATCGGCGGCGGACTGCGCGCGCATCTGGCGCACGCCAAGCTGGATGGGCTCAATCTCGCGAACCGCAACCTGACCGACGCGGATTTCAGCGGCGCCTCGCTGGTGGGCGCCAATGTCAGCGGCTCCAATCTGGAGCGCGCGACCTTCTACTGCGCCGATCTGCGCGGCTGCAATCTGCAGTCCTCGCGCCTGCCGCGCGCCGATTTGCGCGGTGCGTCGTTCAACGGCGCCAAGCTCTCCTTCGCGGTGCTCGACGCGGCCGATCTGCGGGCCGCGACCATGATGTATGCCGCGGCCGGCGGCATCACGGTCATCAGCCGGGACCGCAGCAAGGGCGCCCCGAGCGTCGACTTCTCGAACTGCTCGATGAAGGGCGCCTCCTTCGGCAACGCGAAGCTGGACGGCGCGATCTTCACCGGCGCGCTCCTGCACGGCGCCAATTTCAAGGGCGCCAGGCTCACCAATGTGACGTTCAAGGACGCAGTGCTGACCGGCGTCGCGCTGCACGACTTGAAGGTGCCCGCGGCGGCCCTGGAGGGGTGCGTGACCGACGCCGCGCCGGTCTCCGCCGAGAAGCTCGACGCGCTGAAGGGCCGCCTCGAAGCGCATCGCCGCTGGATAACGACCCACGGCGCCGAAGGCGCGCCGGCGGTGTTCGACGGCGAGGATATCCGGCCCTTGGGCGGCCTGCTGGCGGGGCGCAGCCTGGCGGGCCTGTCGGCGCGCGGCGCGATCGCGATCGGGGTCGATCTGTCCGATTCCCATCTCCAGGCCGCCAAGCTCGACGGCGCGGATCTCCGCGACGTGAATTTCACCGGCGCCGACCTGCGCGGCGCCTCGCTGCGGTCGGCGAATCTGGCGCATGCCCGGTTCGACAAGGCCAATCTCGCGCGTCTCGTCCTGCGCGGCGGAACGGCGATCCCGCCGGATCTGACGGGCGCCGCCGCGAGCGAGTCCCAGTTCTACAACAGCATTCTCGAGGATCGGGTGTCCGCGCTCGGCCTTCGCTGCGAATCCTAG
- the mutL gene encoding DNA mismatch repair endonuclease MutL yields MKIRRLSEGTVNRIAAGEVVERPASAVKELVENALDAGARRVDIAVSNGGADLILVEDDGDGMEAADLALAIERHATSKLPGDDLFHIVTMGFRGEALPSIGAVARLAIASRTATGDAHEIRIDGGSVAAPQPTGFRAQGQHGTRVEVRELFFATPARLKFLKSTRSEDLATLDIVKRLAMARPDVGFTLTLDGRRALDLPAETDLIGPQLKRLAKIMGREFGDNAAPVNVSREGVTIAGFAGLPTYNRANAQMQFLFVNGRPVRDKLLIGAVRGAYADFLARDRHPALALFLECDPAFVDVNVHPAKTEVRFRDAGLVRGLIVSSLKNALAGAGHRASTTVAGAALAALRPQANAPFYQQDYTPRPSLSDPGRNFYAPLLADTAPAARIEAEPEAPQPDLPLGFARAQLHETYVVAQTADGIVIVDQHAAHERLVYERMKKALANGGIARQPLLIPEVVELDPAEVARLASRTGELAELGLVVEPFGPDAVMVREMPAMLGQTDIKALIRDLADDIAETGNAQSLKERLEEVSGTLACHMSVRAGRRLSGEEMNALLREMEATPHSGQCNHGRPTYVELKLADIERLFGRR; encoded by the coding sequence ATGAAGATTCGCCGCCTCTCCGAAGGAACCGTGAACCGCATCGCCGCCGGGGAGGTGGTGGAGCGGCCGGCCAGCGCGGTCAAGGAACTGGTCGAGAACGCGCTCGACGCCGGCGCCCGCCGCGTCGACATCGCGGTCTCGAACGGCGGCGCCGATCTCATCCTGGTCGAGGACGACGGCGACGGCATGGAAGCCGCCGACCTCGCGCTGGCTATCGAGCGCCACGCCACCTCGAAGCTGCCGGGCGACGATCTCTTCCACATCGTCACCATGGGGTTCCGCGGCGAGGCGCTGCCTTCGATCGGCGCCGTGGCGCGCCTTGCGATCGCCAGCCGCACCGCGACGGGCGACGCGCACGAGATCCGCATCGACGGCGGCAGTGTCGCGGCGCCGCAGCCCACCGGCTTCCGCGCCCAGGGTCAGCACGGCACCCGCGTCGAGGTGCGAGAATTGTTTTTCGCCACGCCCGCCCGCCTCAAATTCCTCAAATCGACGCGTTCGGAGGATCTGGCGACGCTCGACATCGTCAAGCGCCTCGCCATGGCGCGGCCCGATGTCGGCTTCACGCTGACGCTCGACGGCCGCCGCGCCCTCGACCTGCCGGCCGAGACCGATCTGATCGGTCCCCAACTCAAACGCCTGGCCAAGATCATGGGCCGTGAATTCGGCGACAACGCCGCGCCGGTGAATGTCAGCCGCGAGGGCGTGACCATTGCGGGCTTCGCCGGGCTTCCGACCTACAACCGCGCCAACGCCCAGATGCAGTTCCTGTTCGTCAACGGCCGGCCGGTGCGTGACAAGCTCCTGATCGGCGCGGTGCGCGGCGCCTATGCCGATTTCCTCGCCCGCGACCGCCATCCCGCGCTGGCGCTGTTCCTGGAATGCGATCCCGCCTTCGTCGATGTCAACGTCCATCCCGCCAAGACCGAGGTGCGCTTCCGCGACGCCGGATTGGTCCGTGGACTGATCGTCTCGTCGCTGAAGAACGCCCTGGCGGGAGCCGGCCACCGCGCCTCGACCACCGTCGCCGGTGCGGCGCTGGCGGCGCTGCGCCCGCAAGCGAACGCGCCCTTCTACCAGCAGGATTACACGCCGCGCCCGTCGCTGAGCGATCCGGGCCGCAATTTCTACGCTCCGCTGCTCGCCGACACCGCGCCCGCCGCGCGCATCGAGGCCGAGCCGGAAGCGCCGCAGCCCGATTTGCCGCTCGGCTTCGCCCGCGCGCAACTGCACGAGACCTATGTCGTCGCCCAGACCGCCGACGGCATCGTGATCGTCGACCAGCACGCCGCGCATGAGCGCCTCGTCTACGAGCGGATGAAGAAGGCGCTGGCCAATGGCGGCATCGCGCGCCAGCCGCTGCTCATTCCCGAAGTCGTCGAGCTCGACCCCGCCGAAGTCGCGCGCCTTGCGTCGCGCACCGGCGAGCTCGCCGAGCTCGGCCTCGTGGTCGAGCCTTTCGGGCCCGACGCGGTGATGGTGCGCGAGATGCCGGCGATGCTCGGCCAGACCGACATCAAGGCGCTGATCCGCGATCTCGCCGACGACATCGCCGAGACCGGCAATGCCCAGTCCCTGAAGGAACGTCTCGAGGAGGTCTCCGGCACGCTCGCCTGCCATATGAGCGTGCGCGCGGGCCGCCGCCTCTCGGGCGAGGAGATGAACGCGCTCCTGCGCGAGATGGAGGCGACGCCGCATTCGGGCCAGTGCAATCACGGCCGCCCCACCTATGTCGAGCTCAAGCTCGCCGATATCGAGCGTCTGTTCGGCCGGCGATAA
- a CDS encoding pitrilysin family protein, giving the protein MKKIALALLFALGLAGPALAAPPRSLDIGPNEEVWFEEDHTVPMVAVAVSLPAGSAYDPAGKAGLAAFAAYLFNEGAGPLASEAYQSEIANRAIQLSMSPDRDALVLSMSMLSSQAREAFRLFALALQHPRFDADAIERVRAQMLQSIRQDESDPAAVASNRFYRVYFGRHPYAHPVNGETASLNAIGAADLKTFAAAHWVKGGVKIAVSGDIDAATLTALLKSAFDPLPAAAPPAPPPVVRPGLPGETVVAMAVPQPTAIFGLPGFARADKDYLAGYVANYIVGGGGFSSRLTYEVREKRGLTYGISTGFSDFRDGGVVLGQVATRQDAMDASLAVMRGVLADYAAHGPTAAELDDAKTYLTGSYPLAFASNAGIAAQLNSFQRSGLPLDYVAHRNGLIRALTLADVKRAAARLFDPRRMTVVVGGTIAVASTGRKPIRKPAAHG; this is encoded by the coding sequence ATGAAAAAGATCGCGCTCGCGCTTCTGTTCGCACTTGGCCTCGCCGGTCCCGCGCTGGCCGCGCCGCCGCGCAGCCTCGACATCGGCCCGAACGAAGAGGTCTGGTTCGAGGAGGACCACACCGTGCCGATGGTGGCCGTCGCCGTCTCGCTGCCGGCGGGCTCGGCCTACGACCCCGCGGGCAAGGCCGGCCTCGCCGCCTTCGCCGCCTATCTCTTCAACGAGGGCGCCGGCCCGCTCGCCTCGGAGGCCTATCAGTCCGAGATCGCCAACCGCGCCATCCAGCTTTCCATGTCGCCCGACCGCGACGCGCTGGTCCTCTCGATGAGCATGCTGTCGTCGCAGGCCCGGGAGGCCTTCCGCCTGTTCGCGCTGGCGCTGCAGCATCCGCGCTTCGACGCCGACGCGATCGAGCGCGTGCGGGCCCAGATGCTCCAGTCGATCCGCCAGGACGAAAGCGATCCCGCCGCCGTCGCGTCCAACCGCTTCTACCGGGTCTATTTCGGCCGTCATCCCTACGCCCATCCGGTCAATGGCGAGACCGCGAGCCTGAACGCGATCGGCGCCGCCGATCTCAAGACCTTCGCCGCGGCGCATTGGGTCAAGGGCGGCGTGAAGATCGCCGTCTCCGGCGATATCGACGCCGCGACGCTGACCGCGCTCCTGAAATCGGCCTTCGATCCCTTGCCGGCCGCCGCTCCGCCCGCGCCGCCGCCGGTCGTCCGCCCCGGTCTGCCGGGCGAGACGGTCGTCGCCATGGCCGTGCCGCAGCCGACCGCAATCTTCGGCCTTCCCGGCTTCGCCCGCGCCGACAAGGACTATCTCGCCGGCTATGTCGCCAACTACATCGTGGGCGGCGGCGGCTTCTCCTCGCGGCTGACCTATGAGGTGCGGGAGAAGCGCGGCCTCACCTACGGCATCTCCACCGGCTTCTCCGATTTCCGGGACGGCGGCGTGGTGCTGGGACAGGTCGCGACGCGGCAGGACGCGATGGACGCCTCGCTCGCCGTGATGCGCGGCGTGCTGGCGGACTATGCCGCGCACGGACCGACCGCGGCCGAGCTGGACGATGCCAAGACCTATCTCACCGGGTCCTATCCGCTGGCCTTCGCCTCGAATGCCGGCATTGCCGCGCAGCTCAATTCCTTCCAGCGCTCCGGGCTGCCGCTCGACTATGTCGCCCACCGCAACGGGTTGATCCGGGCGCTGACGCTGGCCGACGTGAAGCGGGCGGCCGCCCGCCTGTTCGACCCCCGGCGGATGACCGTTGTGGTCGGCGGCACCATCGCGGTCGCGTCGACCGGCCGCAAGCCGATCCGGAAACCCGCCGCGCACGGTTGA
- a CDS encoding pitrilysin family protein, producing MAASLLSLGSASAAESVTQFVLPNGMQVVVIPDHRAPVVTQMIWYKVGGMDDPAGHSGLAHFFEHMMFRGTKAEPGDSFSRLVARNGGEDNAFTTEDYTAFYVQIARDRLKLVMGLEADRMAHLELTDTGVKTERDVVLEERRMRVDNVPSSLAAEQVDAALYLSHPYGRPVIGWPDEVHRLGRAEAQDFYDRHYAPNNAILVEVGDVTPEDVKAAAAETLAKVPARALDPRAAYAEPARLGETRLAIARPDAGVPSFSRSWRVASYSEGRPGQAEALEILAALLGGDANAVLYRALVVEQKLATDAGASYDGDARNAGAFSVYATPRPGVTLPRLEHAIDAILAGFARTPPDASALAHIKIQLIANDVFRRDSQLQLATAYGQALAEGRSVADVQNWPRAIEAVGADAVRAAAAEQLVPRESVSLYLTPGPG from the coding sequence ATGGCTGCTTCGCTGCTTTCGCTGGGGTCCGCTTCCGCCGCCGAATCCGTCACCCAGTTCGTGCTCCCCAACGGCATGCAGGTCGTGGTCATTCCCGATCATCGCGCGCCCGTCGTCACCCAGATGATCTGGTACAAGGTCGGCGGCATGGACGATCCGGCCGGCCATTCCGGCCTCGCCCATTTCTTCGAGCACATGATGTTCCGCGGCACCAAGGCCGAGCCCGGCGACAGCTTCTCGCGCCTGGTCGCCAGGAACGGCGGCGAGGACAACGCCTTCACCACCGAGGACTACACCGCCTTCTACGTCCAGATCGCGCGCGACCGCCTGAAGCTCGTCATGGGGCTCGAGGCCGACCGCATGGCGCATCTCGAACTCACCGACACCGGCGTGAAGACCGAGCGCGACGTCGTGCTCGAGGAGCGCCGCATGCGCGTCGACAACGTGCCCAGCTCGCTCGCCGCCGAGCAGGTCGACGCCGCGCTCTATCTCTCGCATCCCTATGGCAGGCCGGTGATCGGCTGGCCGGACGAGGTCCATCGCCTGGGCCGCGCCGAGGCGCAGGATTTCTACGACCGCCACTACGCGCCGAACAACGCGATCCTGGTCGAGGTCGGCGACGTGACGCCCGAAGATGTAAAGGCGGCGGCCGCCGAGACCTTGGCGAAAGTGCCGGCGCGCGCCCTCGATCCCCGCGCGGCCTATGCCGAGCCCGCGCGGCTCGGCGAAACGCGCCTCGCCATCGCGCGGCCCGACGCCGGCGTGCCGAGCTTCTCGCGCAGCTGGCGCGTGGCGAGCTACAGCGAAGGCAGGCCCGGCCAGGCCGAGGCGCTCGAGATCCTGGCCGCGCTGCTCGGCGGCGACGCCAATGCCGTGCTCTACCGCGCCCTGGTGGTCGAGCAGAAGCTCGCGACCGACGCCGGCGCGTCCTATGACGGCGACGCGCGCAATGCCGGCGCCTTCTCGGTCTATGCGACGCCGCGCCCCGGCGTGACGCTGCCCCGGCTCGAACATGCGATCGACGCGATCCTCGCCGGCTTCGCCAGGACGCCGCCCGACGCCTCGGCGCTCGCGCACATCAAGATCCAGCTCATCGCCAACGATGTGTTCCGCCGCGACAGCCAGCTCCAGCTCGCCACCGCCTACGGCCAGGCGCTCGCCGAGGGGCGCAGCGTCGCCGATGTGCAGAACTGGCCGCGCGCCATCGAGGCGGTCGGTGCCGATGCCGTGCGCGCCGCCGCCGCCGAGCAGCTTGTCCCCCGCGAGTCCGTCTCGCTCTATCTGACGCCGGGTCCGGGATGA
- a CDS encoding DUF3035 domain-containing protein, whose protein sequence is MHSRTLLAIALAAAAALSGCEQIRSASGQGKDSPDEFAVVTKAPLVIPPDFNLKPPAPGTAPTNQIEPTQSAQNALFNADQATVASTLPATMSPGERYFLAAAGVQNADPAIRQQIASDARGMRASDDSFANDVLFWKGPSPEPGSTPVDADAEARRVDAARAGTPVAPGAAPAPRPSSPDDSSRNSDDGWLGGLWPF, encoded by the coding sequence ATGCATTCGCGCACCCTTCTGGCCATCGCGCTCGCCGCGGCCGCCGCGCTGTCCGGCTGCGAGCAGATCCGCAGCGCCTCGGGCCAGGGCAAGGATTCGCCGGACGAGTTCGCGGTCGTCACCAAGGCGCCGCTCGTCATCCCGCCCGACTTCAACCTGAAGCCGCCGGCGCCGGGCACCGCGCCGACCAACCAGATCGAGCCGACCCAGTCCGCGCAGAACGCGCTGTTCAACGCCGACCAGGCGACCGTCGCCTCCACGCTGCCCGCCACGATGAGCCCGGGCGAGCGCTACTTCCTCGCCGCCGCCGGCGTGCAGAACGCCGATCCCGCCATCCGCCAGCAGATCGCCTCCGACGCGCGGGGCATGCGCGCCTCCGACGACAGCTTCGCCAACGACGTCCTGTTCTGGAAAGGTCCGTCGCCCGAACCGGGCTCGACGCCGGTCGATGCCGACGCCGAGGCCCGCCGCGTCGACGCCGCCCGTGCCGGCACGCCGGTCGCGCCTGGCGCTGCGCCCGCGCCGCGTCCCTCCTCGCCCGACGATTCGAGCAGGAACAGCGACGATGGCTGGCTCGGCGGCCTCTGGCCGTTTTGA
- the lspA gene encoding signal peptidase II: MPLTMSPRDWGLASAALALLLDQASKLLLLYGYGFKDMVAGQAIQVLPFFNLVMVWNPGVSYGLFPAHSRLGSAFLVFLSLLAVIGLGWWLWNATRRALAIGLGLVIGGAIGNNLIDRLIYGKVADFFHFYVFGYDWYVFNVADAAITFGVIALLYDALMRPEAHPGHEPG, encoded by the coding sequence ATGCCGCTAACCATGTCCCCGCGCGATTGGGGCCTGGCCTCGGCCGCGCTCGCCCTGCTGCTGGACCAGGCGAGCAAGCTGCTCCTGCTCTACGGCTATGGCTTCAAGGACATGGTTGCCGGCCAGGCCATCCAAGTATTGCCGTTCTTTAATCTCGTGATGGTCTGGAATCCCGGCGTCAGCTACGGCCTGTTCCCGGCGCACAGCCGGCTGGGCTCGGCCTTCCTGGTTTTCCTGTCGCTTTTGGCGGTAATCGGCCTCGGATGGTGGCTGTGGAACGCGACAAGGCGGGCGCTGGCGATCGGGCTGGGCCTGGTTATCGGCGGCGCCATCGGGAACAACCTGATCGACCGGCTGATCTACGGAAAGGTTGCCGACTTTTTCCACTTTTACGTCTTCGGCTATGACTGGTATGTGTTCAACGTGGCCGACGCGGCGATCACCTTCGGCGTGATCGCGCTGCTGTACGACGCGCTGATGCGGCCGGAGGCGCACCCGGGCCACGAACCGGGTTGA
- the ileS gene encoding isoleucine--tRNA ligase: MSKTDTPSDAHDYRATLFLPETSFPMQAGLPKAEPQWLARWDAIDLYGRIRKQAKGRPLFVLHDGPPYANGEIHSGTGLNKVLKDIVVRSRGFLGYDAPYIPGWDCHGLPIEWKIEEKYRKEGKSKDDVPIDVLRKDCRAFAEHWIGVQRKQFIRLGCMGEWYKPYTTMDYRAEAVIAGELHKFVANKLLYRGFRPVMWSPVEKTALAEAEVEYHDKTSPTIYVKFPVVSGALKGASIVIWTTTPWTIPGNRAIAYSPTMDYGLYEVTAVEEGALAKPGERIALADALADQTAKHAKIVLNRLGAADPKGALAAHPFRGQGFDFDVPVLPGDHVTADTGTGFVHTAPGHGEEDFELILHNFPDYARTNPDAFNVVKEDGSFSANVPLFAGKFILSRDGKKDGDANKSVIAALIEAHALLAQGTLRHSYPHSWRSRAPVIFRATPQWFVAMDKPITGDPADTLRARAMTAIHDTKWFPKSGENRLAGMVKDRPDWVLSRQRAWGVPLAIFVEKKTQAVLFDPEVNARITEAFREEGADAWYKPGSAARFLGPDRNADDYEQVKDILDVWFDSGSTHVFTVEQPLEPEWPRKDHADLYLEGSDQHRGWFQSSLLESCATRGRAPYDEVLTAGFVLDREGDKMSKSVGNVILPQAIAEKNGADIFRLWVASSDFTQDLRMGSDVIQANADAYRRLRNTIRFMLANLSGFDEAERIAPAEMPELERYILAKLAELDGLVREGYESYDFNRVYNTVFSFCTNELSAFYFDIRKDSLYCDSKRAVRRRSARTVTDEVFRRVVTWLAPLLCFTMEEAWLHRFPGEHESVHLQVFPATPEGWRNDALIEKWNRIRTLRRVVTGALELKRRDKVIGASLEARPVLYVAEAADAALFDGLDLGEIAITSGAKVSTHTPPDDVFRLPDVAGAAVEFHHAEGDKCARCWMILPEVGTHPNHPDLCNRCSEAVDAA; this comes from the coding sequence ATGTCCAAGACCGACACCCCCTCCGACGCGCACGACTACCGCGCCACGCTCTTCCTGCCCGAAACCTCCTTTCCCATGCAGGCCGGCCTGCCCAAGGCCGAGCCGCAATGGCTGGCGCGCTGGGACGCGATCGATCTCTACGGTCGCATCCGCAAACAGGCGAAAGGCCGCCCGCTCTTCGTCCTGCATGACGGCCCGCCCTACGCGAACGGCGAAATCCATTCCGGCACCGGCCTGAACAAGGTGCTGAAGGACATCGTGGTGCGGAGCAGAGGCTTCCTCGGTTACGACGCGCCCTACATCCCGGGCTGGGACTGCCACGGCCTGCCGATCGAATGGAAGATCGAGGAGAAATACCGCAAGGAAGGCAAGTCGAAGGACGACGTGCCGATCGACGTGCTGCGCAAGGATTGCCGCGCCTTCGCCGAGCACTGGATCGGCGTCCAGCGCAAGCAGTTTATCCGGCTTGGCTGCATGGGCGAATGGTACAAGCCCTACACCACGATGGACTACCGCGCCGAGGCGGTGATCGCCGGCGAGCTGCACAAATTCGTCGCCAACAAGCTGCTCTATCGCGGCTTCCGCCCCGTGATGTGGTCGCCGGTGGAGAAGACCGCGCTCGCCGAGGCCGAGGTCGAGTATCACGACAAGACCAGCCCGACGATCTATGTGAAGTTTCCGGTCGTCTCCGGCGCGCTCAAGGGCGCCAGCATCGTGATCTGGACGACGACGCCCTGGACCATCCCCGGCAATCGCGCCATCGCCTATTCGCCGACGATGGATTACGGCCTCTATGAAGTGACCGCCGTCGAGGAGGGCGCTCTTGCCAAGCCGGGCGAGAGGATCGCGCTGGCCGATGCGCTGGCCGATCAGACCGCCAAGCATGCGAAGATCGTGCTGAATCGTCTCGGCGCAGCCGATCCGAAGGGCGCGCTCGCCGCGCATCCGTTCCGCGGCCAGGGCTTCGACTTCGACGTGCCCGTCCTCCCAGGCGACCACGTCACCGCCGACACCGGCACCGGTTTCGTCCACACCGCGCCCGGCCATGGCGAGGAAGACTTCGAACTCATCCTCCACAATTTCCCCGACTATGCGCGGACCAATCCCGACGCGTTCAACGTCGTGAAGGAAGACGGTTCGTTCTCGGCCAACGTCCCGCTGTTTGCCGGCAAGTTCATCCTGTCGCGCGACGGCAAGAAGGACGGCGACGCCAACAAATCCGTCATCGCCGCGCTGATCGAGGCCCACGCGCTGCTCGCCCAGGGCACGCTCCGCCATTCCTATCCGCATTCGTGGCGCTCCCGCGCGCCGGTGATCTTCCGCGCCACGCCGCAATGGTTCGTCGCGATGGACAAGCCGATCACCGGCGATCCGGCCGACACGCTGCGCGCCCGCGCCATGACGGCGATCCACGACACCAAATGGTTCCCCAAATCCGGCGAGAACCGCCTCGCCGGCATGGTGAAGGACCGGCCCGACTGGGTCCTCTCGCGCCAGCGCGCCTGGGGCGTGCCGCTCGCGATCTTCGTCGAGAAGAAGACGCAGGCCGTGCTGTTCGATCCCGAGGTCAACGCCCGCATCACCGAGGCCTTCCGCGAAGAAGGCGCCGACGCCTGGTACAAGCCCGGCTCCGCCGCGCGCTTCCTTGGGCCTGACCGCAACGCCGACGACTACGAGCAGGTGAAGGACATCCTCGATGTCTGGTTCGACTCCGGCTCGACTCACGTCTTCACGGTGGAGCAGCCGCTGGAGCCGGAATGGCCGCGGAAGGACCATGCCGACCTCTATCTCGAAGGCTCCGACCAGCATCGCGGCTGGTTCCAGTCCTCGCTGCTGGAAAGCTGCGCCACGCGCGGCCGCGCGCCCTATGACGAAGTCCTGACCGCCGGCTTCGTGCTCGACCGCGAGGGCGACAAGATGTCGAAATCGGTCGGCAATGTGATCCTGCCCCAGGCGATCGCCGAGAAGAACGGCGCCGACATCTTCCGTCTCTGGGTCGCCTCCTCGGATTTCACGCAAGACCTGCGCATGGGCAGCGACGTCATCCAGGCGAATGCCGACGCCTATCGCCGCCTGCGCAACACGATCCGCTTCATGCTGGCGAACCTTTCGGGCTTCGACGAGGCCGAGCGCATCGCGCCGGCCGAAATGCCGGAGCTGGAGCGCTACATCCTCGCCAAGCTCGCCGAGCTCGACGGCTTGGTGCGCGAGGGTTACGAGAGCTACGACTTCAACCGCGTCTACAACACGGTCTTCTCGTTCTGCACCAACGAACTCTCGGCGTTCTATTTCGACATCCGCAAGGACTCGCTCTATTGCGACTCGAAACGCGCGGTGCGCCGCCGCTCCGCCCGCACCGTGACCGACGAGGTCTTCCGCCGCGTCGTCACCTGGCTGGCGCCGCTGCTCTGCTTCACCATGGAAGAAGCCTGGCTGCACCGCTTCCCCGGCGAGCATGAGAGCGTCCATCTCCAGGTCTTTCCCGCGACGCCGGAGGGCTGGCGGAACGACGCGCTGATCGAAAAGTGGAACCGCATCCGCACGCTCCGCCGCGTCGTCACCGGCGCGCTGGAGCTCAAGCGCCGCGACAAGGTGATCGGCGCCAGCCTGGAAGCGCGGCCCGTGCTCTATGTCGCCGAGGCGGCCGATGCCGCGCTGTTCGACGGCCTCGATCTCGGCGAGATCGCGATCACTTCGGGCGCCAAGGTCTCCACCCATACGCCGCCGGACGACGTCTTCCGCCTGCCCGACGTCGCCGGCGCGGCGGTGGAATTCCATCACGCCGAGGGCGACAAATGCGCCCGCTGCTGGATGATCCTGCCCGAGGTCGGCACCCACCCGAACCATCCCGACCTCTGCAACCGCTGCAGCGAGGCCGTCGATGCCGCTTGA
- a CDS encoding bifunctional riboflavin kinase/FAD synthetase translates to MMKIFRHANDVPDAYKGAVVAVGNFDGVHLGHQALIGEARRMAEERHAPLGVLAFEPHPQEFFRPSPESFRLTPFRAKARLIAGLGADVLYALAFDAGMAAKAAPDFVMDVLVDGLAVGAVVVGRDFQFGKGRAGNTTMLAYMGEMEGFGVTLFDPVLAHGSDKISSTEIRDALKAGKPDLAARLLGHPWSVEGRVEHGDKRGRTIGFPTANMRLVDSLQPAFGIYAVRAKVFEDDAVVSNHDGVANFGIRPMFETKVPMLETYLFDFSGDLYGKHMAVEFVAYLRPEAKLDGLEALKAQIAKDGEAARKVLAVVQ, encoded by the coding sequence ATGATGAAAATCTTCCGCCACGCCAACGATGTTCCCGACGCCTATAAGGGCGCGGTGGTGGCGGTCGGCAATTTCGACGGCGTGCATCTGGGCCATCAGGCATTGATCGGCGAGGCGCGCCGCATGGCGGAGGAGCGTCACGCCCCCCTCGGCGTCCTCGCCTTCGAGCCGCATCCGCAGGAATTCTTCCGTCCCTCGCCCGAATCGTTCCGCCTGACGCCGTTCCGCGCGAAGGCGCGGCTGATCGCCGGGCTGGGCGCCGACGTGCTCTATGCGCTCGCCTTCGATGCCGGGATGGCGGCCAAGGCGGCGCCCGATTTCGTGATGGACGTGCTGGTGGACGGCCTCGCCGTCGGCGCCGTCGTGGTCGGCCGCGATTTCCAGTTCGGCAAGGGCAGGGCGGGCAACACGACGATGCTGGCCTATATGGGCGAGATGGAGGGTTTCGGCGTCACGCTGTTCGATCCGGTGCTGGCGCATGGCAGCGACAAGATCTCCTCGACCGAGATCCGCGACGCGCTGAAGGCGGGCAAGCCCGATCTTGCCGCGCGGCTGCTCGGCCATCCCTGGTCGGTGGAGGGCCGCGTCGAGCACGGCGACAAGCGCGGCCGCACCATCGGCTTTCCGACCGCGAACATGCGCCTCGTCGACAGTCTCCAGCCCGCCTTCGGCATCTATGCGGTGCGGGCGAAAGTGTTCGAGGACGACGCGGTGGTGTCGAACCATGACGGCGTGGCCAATTTCGGCATCCGCCCGATGTTCGAGACCAAGGTCCCGATGCTGGAGACCTATCTGTTCGATTTTTCCGGCGACCTCTACGGCAAGCACATGGCGGTGGAGTTCGTGGCCTATCTCCGCCCCGAAGCGAAGCTCGACGGTCTGGAGGCCCTGAAGGCGCAGATCGCGAAGGACGGCGAGGCGGCACGAAAGGTCCTCGCCGTTGTGCAATGA